TACCTTGACCACGACAGGTACTACAGGTTTGCTGAACTGAGAAGAAACCTTGTTGCATACGCACTTGACCCGCACCATGACAGGTACGACAGGTTTCAACATCGTTCGGATTTTTAGATCCTTTGCCATCACAGGTTTCACATGGCGCTGGCGCAGTAAAGGTAATGGTTTTTTTCACACCTTTGACCGCTTCTTCAAGCGTCAGTTCCATCACATAACGGAGGTCTGAACCACGGCGTTGACGTTGTTGCTGACGGCCACCGCCACCAAATGCACCACCAAAAATATCGCCAAACTGACTGAAAATGTCTTCTGCGCTAAAACCACCGAAACCACCACCTGCGCCACCGAAGCCACCTTCAAAGGCACTGTGCCCAGCGCGGTCATACATGCTGCGCTTTTCTTCATCAGAAAGCACTTCATAAGCTTCTGCCGCTTCTTTGAACTTTTCTTCTGCTTCAGCGTTGTCCGGGTTACGGTCTGGATGATACTTCATCGCCAACTTACGATAGGCTTTTTTGATCTCATCATCACTTGCGGTTTTCGAAACGCCTAAAACCTCATAATAATCACGTTTAGCCATGGTTGGCGATGCTCCTCACGGAATTTATTTAAATCTAAAAAAACAAATAGGCTCTGCTGACTTCGGTAATAAAAAAGTCAACAGAGCCTTAATAGGGGCTGTACGATAAATTTACAAGGGTTATTGCAATAAAAAAGCCATAAATTTAAAAAACGGCTTTATTCTTAAAGTACTTGGCAATCCCTTTTAACCATGCATTTAATAAGAACAACCATGCAATTGAACTAAACACCACCCCAGCAACCGTCATCGCGGTGACCCAGAGTGCGCTGTTCCAAGCAAAAAAGAACAGGGGAATAAACCATAGCGCTGCGAAGAAAGCCATCAATAAAAATAACAGCACATTACGCATAATCCAGAGTGCATGCGCATGTATCCATACTTCGGCATTATCCACAATCGCAACTTTTTTTGCTAATAGGTATGCAAACACCGCAAACACTATTGTAAATAATGCAAGAAACATGAACACATAAGAAATCGCCACGTAGCGGCGATGCTGCTCAATATTGTCTTGCCCCATGCTTTATATCACCTCATTCACAGCATCGTGCAAAATTTGTCATGCTATGAAATTCAATTATTTTTTGGTCTTAAAATATAGGTGCTACTATATTGAAATTTTCAATGTTTCGCACCTTTATTCACAAAATAATTACGATAGTTGTGTTGTTTTTTTAACCTTAAACCATGCCGCATAAAGCGCAGGCAGGAAAAATAGGGTTAATAAGGTGGCAACAATCAAGCCACCCATAATCGCAACCGCCATCGGACCAAAGAAAATACTGCGTGATAAAGGGATCATGGCCAGTACTGCCGCCAGTGCTGTTAACACGATCGGACGGAAACGGCGCATGGTTGCACCTATCACGGCCTCCCACGGTTCATGCCCCGCCTGAATGTCCTGTTCAATCTGGTCAATCAAAATCAGCGAGTTACGCATGATCATCCCTGACAGGGCAATGGTGCCCAACATGGCGACGAAACCAAAGGGTTTATTGAACAGCAACAGGAATGCCACCACACCAATCAAACCTAAGGGTGCAGTGAGCAAGACAATGGTTGCCCGCGACATACTGCGCAATTGAATCATCAATAAAGTCATCACCACAGCCAAGAATAATGGCATACCTGCATTGACTGAATTCTGCCCTTTCGCTGACTCCTCAACCGTCCCCCCAACTTCAAGCAAATAACCACTTGGCAAGTCTGCACGAAGCGTCTGCATTTGATCTGCTAACTGCTGAACCACGGTTGCAGGTTGTAAATGCGTGCGAATATCGGCACGAACGGTAATGGTTGGCAAACGATTACGATGCCAAATCAGACCTTCTTCAAAGCGGGATTCAATATTGGCAATTTGCGCCAACGGAACTGTTGTGCCTTTACTGGTTGGCACCGCCAAACTCGCTAAAGATGCGACTTCAACACGTTCCGATTTATCACCACGCAAACGGATTTCAATCAACTCCCGTTTTTCGCGATATTGATTCATCACCGCCCCCGTTACCGAAGCATTGAGGAAGTTGGCTAAATCGACACTGGACACACCCATTTGACGCGCACGGTCTTGGTCAATTTCGATCGCAATGATTTTGCTCGGCTCACCCCAATCCAAATGGACATTGGTGGTATTTGGGTCTTCACTCAGGACTTTGGCCACTTTCTGAGCCCATTGACGTACAGTGCCGAGGTCTTCACCCGAGATACGATACTGCAATGGATAACCCACCGGTGGACCATTTTCCAATAACGACACCCTTGTCCGCACTTGCGGCAATAATTGCTTGATCTGCTTATCCAGAGAACGGCGGATTTCATCCCGATCATCTAGGGAGGAAGCCAACACCACAAACTGGGCAAAGCTGGCCTGAGGTAATTGCTGATCGAGTGGTAAATAAAAACGTGGTGAGCCTGTACCGACATAGGCCACATAGTTATCAATGCCCTTTTGCGTAGACAGGAACTGCTCTACTTTATGCACCGCTTGTTCAGTTGCGGTCAGAGATGCACCCTCTTCCAGCTTTAAGTCCACCAAAATTTCTGCACGATTCGATGGCGGGAAGAATTGTTGCGGCACCAGTTTAAACATCGCCACCGACAACACAAAGATGCCTACGGTTACTGCAATCACGGTTTTGCGATAGGTAATACAGACTTCTACCACATGACGGAAAGATTGATAAAACTTGGATTGATAGGGGTCATGATGCTGAGCATGCGCTTCCACCACAGGCGCAGGTTGCTTGCGCAATCTTGCCCAAAGACGGACATACCATGCCGCTTGTTGCTGCTGTTTGGTGAAATCGGGCAAGAGTTTTTCACCCAAATACGGCACAAACAACACCGCTGCGATCCATGACACGATCAGCGCAATGGTCACTACTTGGAAAATAGAACGGGTGTATTCACCTGTCCCTGATTGAGCGGTGGCAATCGGCAAAAATCCGGCGGCGGTAATGAGAGTCCCTGTCAACATCGGGAAAGCCGTAGTTTGCCACGCAAAGCCTGCGGCTTTTAATCGACTATAGCCCTGCTCCATTTTAATCGCCATCATTTCCACGGCGATAATGGCATCATCGACCAGCAACCCTAAGGCCAGAATCAATGCCCCCAAGGAAATCTTATGCAGCCCTACATCAAACAGATTCATGCCTGCAAAAGTCATCGCCAATACCAGTGGAATAGACAGCGCCACCACCAAACCAGTACGGAAACCCAGCGAGAAGAAGCTGACCAATAACACAATGATCACGGCTTCGGCCAAGACTTTTAAGAACTCTTGAATACTGCGTTGTACCGCAACCGGCTGATCCGAAACTTTTTGCAGTTTCATGCCCAAGGGTAAGGTTTTTTGTAGACGATTAAATTCGGTTTCCAGATTTTTACCCAGCGCAATGATGTCACCACCTTTGCGCATCGAGACCGCAATCCCGATCCCGTTCTCCCCCATAAAGCGCATACGGGGTTGCGCCGGTTCACTAAAGCCACGATAAACATCTGCAACATCGCCCAGTTGAATGGTTTTATCACCGACCAGCAATGGCATCTTTTTCAGGTCTTCGACACTATGCAAATGCCCACTGACACGGATTTGAATACGGTCCGTACCGGTTTCAAAGAACCCCGCACCGGCCATGTCATTTTGCTTTTGAATCGCTTCCTGAATGGCTGTAACTGGTACACCCAGTTGTACCGCTTTGGTATTTGATAATTCAATCCAGATTTTCTGATCTTGCAGACCCACCAGATTGACCTTGTTGACATCTTTGACCCGTTGCAACTGCAGTTGCAAACGATCGGCATATTCTTTCATCACCGCATAGTCAAAGTCTTTGCCTGTCAGCACATAGATATTGCCAAAGGTGTCCCCAAACTCATCATTGAAAAAAGGCCCTTGTACGCCACTCGGCAACTGCGAGCGGATATCATTGACCTTCTTGCGCACGTTGTACCAAACGTCAGGAATAGCACTTGACGGCAAACTGTCTTTCGCGACAAAGGTCACCAAAGACTCACCCGGCCGTGAATAGGCCATGATGCGGTCATACTGCCCCGTGGTCATCAATTCTTTTTCAATTCGATCCGTCACCAGTGTTGAGACTTCTTTGGCGGTTGCGCCAGGCCAATAGGTCTGTACCACCATCACTTTAAAGGTAAATGGCGGATCTTCACTTTGCGACAATTTGGAATAGGACATGATGCCCACGATGCCGAGCAACAGCATAAAATAAAGGATAATGCCCTTATTTTTGAGTGCCCATTCGGAAAGGTTAAATTTCATGTTTAACCTCCCGTTTTGACGGTGACATCGCGATTATCACGGTCAACTGGATGAATTTTTTGCTGGTCACGCAATAAGTGCACCCCGCCAACCACCACCCAATCCGTTGCTTTTAAACCAGATACAACTGGCACACTATCACGTCCATAACTGCCCAGAGTCACAGGGACTTTACGAATGCTTTGATTGGCATTCACCACCCAAACATAGGCTTGTTGCTCATTGGCGGTGACACTGGATAAAGGCACGCTCAAAACATTATTGTCTTGTGCCACAAAGAACACCCGTGCACTTTGCCCTAACTGGATACTGGACTGGCCTTCGAGCAAAGAGACCTTAACCGTGAAAGTACGTGATTGATCTGCTGCTGGAGAGACTTCACGGACTTTGGCAGCAAAACGTGCATCAGGTTGCGACCATAAAGTGACCCATGCCGGTTGTCCGACCTTAATGGTACTGACCGCCTGTTCAGGTACCCCGAACACCACTTCGCGCTCACCATCAATCGCCAATTGATAAGCGGCTTGTCCTGCGGCCAGCACTTGCCCAATCTCAATCTGACGTTGGGTAATCACCCCATTTTTATTGGAGATCAGCTGGTTATAACCCGTTTGATTAGAAGACACTTCATAATTAGAACGTGCTTGTTGCAGGCTTGCTTGAGCAGATTCATATTGATTCTTGACCGCATCAAATTGTGAACGGCTTACTGCATTCACAGGGAGTAATTGCTGATAACGCTGATATTCTTGAGCCGCAATTTTTGCCGCAGCCTCTGCACTCTGTAGCTGGGCCTTGGCTGCATTCATTTGCAATTGCGCATCTTTGACATCCAGTTTTGCCAGCACTTGTCCCACTTTAACCCGATCACCGACATCAACATAACGTTCAGTAATCTGTCCCCCGACCCGGAAGGCCAAAGCAGTTTGCTGTCGCGCTTGCACATCCCCTGCATAGCTTTTTTGATCGACATGATTGCGACTGGGCTGAGTTACCATGACATAGGGAATTTCCTCTGTCTTCGGCACCTCTTTTTGACAGGCGCTGAGGAGTACACTACTGACAATGAGTAACCCCAATATGATACGATTGATCTGATTCATCTCTTTGCGCTCTTATTCAAATTGATTTTTAAGGCGTGATATGAGCATTATCATAGATTGTTTATTTTTTAATTAATATACCCATGAGTACACTAATTAAAAATTAAAGCTAGAATTTTGATTTTTAAATTAATTAAAAGAGAACGGTAACGTGCAAATCAACAGTGGTCGCCCTAAAGATTTAGAAAAAAGAGCCAAGATTTTACAGGCTGCAAAATCTATTTTTTTAAAAATGGGCTATCACGCCACCAATATGAATCAGATTGCCAAAGAAGCGGGGGTGACCAAACTCACGGTGTATAACCACTTCCAAGATAAGGGCAATCTATTTATCTGTGCGATTGAAGAAAGCTGTGAAGAATCGATTCGAACCAAACAGATTGAACTGACCGCAGACGCTGATTTTAAACAGGCACTGGTGCTTATGTGTCAGCGTGCATTAAGTATTATTTATCTGCCTGAAGCGCTGAAGCTGGATTGCCTGCTGTTTGAATTGGCAGCAGAACAAAGTCCCTTAACCCAACAGTTTTTTGATGCCTCACATACCCGCATGTGTCATGTCTGGTGTGATTTTTTTGAGCAAGCCATCGCCTTTAAATTTATTCAGGCAGATGCGCCACTAAAGCAAACGGAGCTGATCATCTCGCTGATGTTGGGTATCCGTCATCAACAAGTATTACTGGGTTTAGCCCCTGTGCCCAGCGCAACTGAAATCAATCAGATGATTGAACAGGCCATCGAAATTTTTATGCTTAAATATCAACCAATAATTTAGAGAATATTCACATTTTTTTACGTTCTGCTCTTGGAATGTCTCTCAATCGCGCTATAGTCGAGTGAGAACAACAGGAGAATTAGAATGATTCAGCAAATCACTGCTCCACTACGTGAAGATGTCCGCTTACTGGGCAATTTACTTGGAGAGACCTTAAAGCAACATGCTGGGCAAGATTTGTTTAATCAGATTGAGCAAATTCGCGCATTAGCCAAAGGTGCACGTGACGGCCAGATCGAAGCAGAAAAACAGCTCGAACAATTGTTTCTCGGTTTAAAAGATGAAGAGATTTTGCCGCTGACCCGCGCATTCTCACATTTTCTGAACTTCGCCAATATTGCTGAACAATATCATGTGGTGCGTAGCCGTCGTCAGGCCGAGTTCGATGAGCACGCGCCTAGCCCAAACCCGCTGCCACATTTATTCGAAAAATTCAAAACCCAACAAATCAATGCACAGCAATTATTCCAACAGATCTGTGATTTAAAAATTGAACTGGTACTGACAGCACACCCAACCGAGGTCAGCCGGCGTACCCTGATTCAAAAATATGATGATATTACCGACTGTCTTTCACAGTTAGATCAACAAAAACTGACACCAAGAGAACGCCAACAAACCATCGCGACACTGAAGCAATTGGTCAGCTCAGCATGGCAAACCGATGAGATTCGTCAGCATCGTCCAACTCCTGTCGATGAAGCCAAATGGGGCTTTGCCACCATCGAGCAGTCGCTCTGGAATGCGGTACCGAAATTCGTACGTGAACTGAATGAACTCACGCAGCAGCATTGTGAGCATGCCTTACCTTTGAGCATTGCACCGATCCGTTTTGCTTCATGGATGGGCGGTGACCGCGATGGCAATCCAAATGTCACCCATCAAGTCACCCAAGAAGTGCTGTGGCTATCACGTTGGCAAGCTGCTGATTTGTATTTGCGTGATATTGAAAATCTGCGTTGGGAACTGTCGATTCAAAGTTGTTCTGAAGAACTGACTCAGGCATTGGGCTATGAACACCCTGAACCGTATCGTGAATATCTGCGCGACACCCGTGAACGTTTAAAAGCCACCCGCTATTGGTTGGGACAACGCTTACAAGGGGCTGAAGCCGATGACAGCAATATCATCAAAGATAAAGATGAACTATTAGCCCCTTTACTGCTTTGCTATCGCTCGTTGATTGACAGTAACTTAGCCGAAATCGCCAATGGACAATTGCTGGATTTCATTTATCGGGTCAACTGTTTCGGCATAGAACTGCTCAAGCTGGATATTCGTCAAGAATCGGGCCGTCACCGTCAGGCCATTTCTGCCATTACTGAATATCTGGGTCTTGGCAATTTTGAATCATGGACAGAACAAGCACGTCAAAACTTCCTGATCCAAGAGCTGCAAAGCAAACGTCCATTATTACCGAAGTTCTTCAATGAACCTGAAGGCAGCCTGATTCAGCATCCAGACGTACTGGAAGTATTTGCCACCATGCGTACCTTGGCGGAACAGCCAACCGAGAGCTTGGGTGCCTATATCATTTCGATGGCAGAATATCCAAGTGATGTGCTCGCAGTTTTATTGTTGCAAAAGGAAGCTGGGATTCAACATCCGCTACGCGTCGTGCCTTTATTTGAAACCTTGAAAGATCTGGATGGCGCGGCCAAAACCATGACCACCTTGTTCAATATGCATTGGTATAAACAGCATATTCAAGGCAAACATGAGGTGATGATTGGCTATTCAGATTCTGCCAAAGATGCAGGCTTTATGTCCGCCAACTGGGCGCAATACCGCGCCCAAGAAGAATTGACTGCAATTGCCAAACAACATGGCGTGCAATTGACCTTGTTTCATGGTCGCGGTGGTTCAATCAGTCGTGGTGGTGCGCCAACGCAACAAGCCCTGTTCTCGCAGCCACCAGGCTCAATTTCAGGTGCGATTCGAGTGACTGAACAAGGTGAGATGATTCGCTTCAAATTCGGTCTAGAAGGTATTGCGCTGCAAAATCTGGAAATCTATACCGCTGCAACTTTAGAAGCGACTTTGCTCCCACCACCGGAACCGAAAAAACAATGGCGTGACTTGATGAATCAAATGACTGATTTATCGGTCAAGGTCTATCGTCAAACTGTGCGTGAAAATCCAAACTTTGTCAGCTATCTACGGACAGTTACACCAGAACTGGAACTGCAAATGCTGCCATTGGGTTCACGCCCAGCCAAACGTAAAGTCAGTGGCGGTATTGAATCACTGCGTGCCATTCCATGGGTGTTTGCATGGACCCAAATCCGTTTGATGCTGCCTGCTTGGTTAGGTACAGGTACGGCGATTAATCAGGTGCATGAGCAGCATAAAAACACCTTGAATGAAATGTTGGAACAATGGCCTTATTTCCAAACCCTGATTGATATGTTGGAAATGGTATTGTCTAAATCTGATGCCGATATTGCCCTGTATTATGAATCACATCTGACCCAAGATCAGGACTTAAAGGTGCTTGGCGTGGAGTTACGCCAGCGTCTGCAAAATGCGGTGGATACCCTGCTGAGCTTAAAGGGTGAATCTAAACTGCTCAGCAACAATGAAGTTTTAGATCAATCCATGCAGGTGCGTAAGCCGTATTTATTGCCACTGCATTTATTACAAGCGGAGTTGATGAAACGTCGTCGTTTATATCTGGCTGAACACCAAACCGAACACAGCCCTGTCGATCATGCCTTGATGGTCAGTATTGCGGGGATTGCCGCAGGTCTGCGTAATACAGGTTAAGTCGAACGCCAGCCTCGCCATCGAAAGAAATCATGACTGTTGATGGCGAGACTGGCAAAATATGCCATCTAAATTTTAAAAACAGAAAAAATTCAAAAAATATTTTGAAAATAAAAGAGTTAACTTTTCAAAGCATCAGCACAAAAATAAATAATAAAACCGCTAGCTTATTTTGAAACAAATTTTACCAAAAGGTAA
This genomic stretch from Acinetobacter sp. C32I harbors:
- a CDS encoding efflux RND transporter permease subunit; the encoded protein is MKFNLSEWALKNKGIILYFMLLLGIVGIMSYSKLSQSEDPPFTFKVMVVQTYWPGATAKEVSTLVTDRIEKELMTTGQYDRIMAYSRPGESLVTFVAKDSLPSSAIPDVWYNVRKKVNDIRSQLPSGVQGPFFNDEFGDTFGNIYVLTGKDFDYAVMKEYADRLQLQLQRVKDVNKVNLVGLQDQKIWIELSNTKAVQLGVPVTAIQEAIQKQNDMAGAGFFETGTDRIQIRVSGHLHSVEDLKKMPLLVGDKTIQLGDVADVYRGFSEPAQPRMRFMGENGIGIAVSMRKGGDIIALGKNLETEFNRLQKTLPLGMKLQKVSDQPVAVQRSIQEFLKVLAEAVIIVLLVSFFSLGFRTGLVVALSIPLVLAMTFAGMNLFDVGLHKISLGALILALGLLVDDAIIAVEMMAIKMEQGYSRLKAAGFAWQTTAFPMLTGTLITAAGFLPIATAQSGTGEYTRSIFQVVTIALIVSWIAAVLFVPYLGEKLLPDFTKQQQQAAWYVRLWARLRKQPAPVVEAHAQHHDPYQSKFYQSFRHVVEVCITYRKTVIAVTVGIFVLSVAMFKLVPQQFFPPSNRAEILVDLKLEEGASLTATEQAVHKVEQFLSTQKGIDNYVAYVGTGSPRFYLPLDQQLPQASFAQFVVLASSLDDRDEIRRSLDKQIKQLLPQVRTRVSLLENGPPVGYPLQYRISGEDLGTVRQWAQKVAKVLSEDPNTTNVHLDWGEPSKIIAIEIDQDRARQMGVSSVDLANFLNASVTGAVMNQYREKRELIEIRLRGDKSERVEVASLASLAVPTSKGTTVPLAQIANIESRFEEGLIWHRNRLPTITVRADIRTHLQPATVVQQLADQMQTLRADLPSGYLLEVGGTVEESAKGQNSVNAGMPLFLAVVMTLLMIQLRSMSRATIVLLTAPLGLIGVVAFLLLFNKPFGFVAMLGTIALSGMIMRNSLILIDQIEQDIQAGHEPWEAVIGATMRRFRPIVLTALAAVLAMIPLSRSIFFGPMAVAIMGGLIVATLLTLFFLPALYAAWFKVKKTTQLS
- the dnaJ gene encoding molecular chaperone DnaJ, producing the protein MAKRDYYEVLGVSKTASDDEIKKAYRKLAMKYHPDRNPDNAEAEEKFKEAAEAYEVLSDEEKRSMYDRAGHSAFEGGFGGAGGGFGGFSAEDIFSQFGDIFGGAFGGGGRQQQRQRRGSDLRYVMELTLEEAVKGVKKTITFTAPAPCETCDGKGSKNPNDVETCRTCHGAGQVRMQQGFFSVQQTCSTCRGQGKIIKNPCSSCHGSGVADRQQTLEVTIPAGVDNGDRVRLTGKGEAIRDGQAGDLYVEVVVREHEVFQRDGADLYMDVPVSIADAALGKEIEIPTLDGRVSLKIPEGTQTGKLFRLRGKGVRPVRSSMVGDLLCRIVVETPVNLNSRQRELLKELQASFDGDGHAASPKKKSFFDRLFD
- the ppc gene encoding phosphoenolpyruvate carboxylase → MIQQITAPLREDVRLLGNLLGETLKQHAGQDLFNQIEQIRALAKGARDGQIEAEKQLEQLFLGLKDEEILPLTRAFSHFLNFANIAEQYHVVRSRRQAEFDEHAPSPNPLPHLFEKFKTQQINAQQLFQQICDLKIELVLTAHPTEVSRRTLIQKYDDITDCLSQLDQQKLTPRERQQTIATLKQLVSSAWQTDEIRQHRPTPVDEAKWGFATIEQSLWNAVPKFVRELNELTQQHCEHALPLSIAPIRFASWMGGDRDGNPNVTHQVTQEVLWLSRWQAADLYLRDIENLRWELSIQSCSEELTQALGYEHPEPYREYLRDTRERLKATRYWLGQRLQGAEADDSNIIKDKDELLAPLLLCYRSLIDSNLAEIANGQLLDFIYRVNCFGIELLKLDIRQESGRHRQAISAITEYLGLGNFESWTEQARQNFLIQELQSKRPLLPKFFNEPEGSLIQHPDVLEVFATMRTLAEQPTESLGAYIISMAEYPSDVLAVLLLQKEAGIQHPLRVVPLFETLKDLDGAAKTMTTLFNMHWYKQHIQGKHEVMIGYSDSAKDAGFMSANWAQYRAQEELTAIAKQHGVQLTLFHGRGGSISRGGAPTQQALFSQPPGSISGAIRVTEQGEMIRFKFGLEGIALQNLEIYTAATLEATLLPPPEPKKQWRDLMNQMTDLSVKVYRQTVRENPNFVSYLRTVTPELELQMLPLGSRPAKRKVSGGIESLRAIPWVFAWTQIRLMLPAWLGTGTAINQVHEQHKNTLNEMLEQWPYFQTLIDMLEMVLSKSDADIALYYESHLTQDQDLKVLGVELRQRLQNAVDTLLSLKGESKLLSNNEVLDQSMQVRKPYLLPLHLLQAELMKRRRLYLAEHQTEHSPVDHALMVSIAGIAAGLRNTG
- a CDS encoding efflux RND transporter periplasmic adaptor subunit; this translates as MNQINRIILGLLIVSSVLLSACQKEVPKTEEIPYVMVTQPSRNHVDQKSYAGDVQARQQTALAFRVGGQITERYVDVGDRVKVGQVLAKLDVKDAQLQMNAAKAQLQSAEAAAKIAAQEYQRYQQLLPVNAVSRSQFDAVKNQYESAQASLQQARSNYEVSSNQTGYNQLISNKNGVITQRQIEIGQVLAAGQAAYQLAIDGEREVVFGVPEQAVSTIKVGQPAWVTLWSQPDARFAAKVREVSPAADQSRTFTVKVSLLEGQSSIQLGQSARVFFVAQDNNVLSVPLSSVTANEQQAYVWVVNANQSIRKVPVTLGSYGRDSVPVVSGLKATDWVVVGGVHLLRDQQKIHPVDRDNRDVTVKTGG
- a CDS encoding TetR/AcrR family transcriptional regulator, with the protein product MQINSGRPKDLEKRAKILQAAKSIFLKMGYHATNMNQIAKEAGVTKLTVYNHFQDKGNLFICAIEESCEESIRTKQIELTADADFKQALVLMCQRALSIIYLPEALKLDCLLFELAAEQSPLTQQFFDASHTRMCHVWCDFFEQAIAFKFIQADAPLKQTELIISLMLGIRHQQVLLGLAPVPSATEINQMIEQAIEIFMLKYQPII